In Penaeus monodon isolate SGIC_2016 chromosome 7, NSTDA_Pmon_1, whole genome shotgun sequence, the following are encoded in one genomic region:
- the LOC119575331 gene encoding gastrula zinc finger protein XlCGF57.1-like: MDEESSDAELHSKTEKEEVEIMEEGNEYLSEEIYPEVKNKKDAFLNAVDNIYIKEESETDSQNECPFLEEKNYLDVQIPDKEDICTSEINSVYIKTEDDTNISDTSTFFDETKNIGGKINVNDFDLKVKDENTHCINDASKVFIKLENDIDIKDECSYDEETECFDDTATESDFIHDGVKETTTKDPLLLVPFVIEEYRKIQSTNSDQMVQRRTKNATANKVVQKKDKPFHCDVCNKDFSRKDKIQTHMKLHTKENLYTCEVCNKQFTLKDSLAKHFIVHSNEKPFSCEICNKEFSRKDTLKKHIIRHLNEKPFSCDVCSKDFAMRDTLVKHMRVHTKEKPYRCDICSKEFSYRDSLVTHRRVHTKEKPYSCEICGKEFSRKYGHLTHMRLHTKVMLHFCNVCKKGFSERATLARHQKVHTKEKPFVCEICNNTFTEKGSLVMHMRIHTNEKPFTCEICNKRFTRNDTLVGHVRVHTKEKPFSCKVCNKAFSMKSHLVTHMRIHTKGKPYKCEICNKEFSDKGHLVRHRRTHTKEKPFVCEVCGKRFARKDGLSPHMRLHLEDKH, encoded by the coding sequence ATGGATGAAGAAAGTTCAGATGCAGAGCTGCATTccaagacagagaaggaagaggtggaaattatggaagaaggaaatgagTATTTAAGTGAGGAGATTTACCccgaagtaaagaataaaaaggatgCTTTCCTGAATGCagttgataatatttatataaaggaagagagtgagacagacagtcagaatgAGTGCCCATTTTTAGAGGAAAAGAATTACCTTGATGTCCAAATACCAGATAAGGAAGACATTTGTACTAGTGAAATTAATAGTGTCTATATTAAAACTGAAGATGACACAAACATCAGTGACACAAGTACATTTTttgatgaaacaaaaaatataggtggtaaaataaatgttaatgacTTTGATTTAAAAGTGAAAGATGAGAATACTCATTGCATTAATGATGCAAGTAAGGTCTTTATTAAGCTTGAAAATGACATTGATATTAAGGATGAGTGTTCATATGATGAAGAAACTGAATGTTTTGATGACACAGCAACTGAAAGTGATTTTATACATGATGGTGTGAAGGAAACTACAACTAAAGATCCATTGTTATTAGTACCATTTGTTATTGAGGAATATAGGAAAATTCAGTCTACAAATAGTGATCAGATGGTGCAGAGAAGAACAAAGAATGCAACTGCAAACAAAGTAGTACAAAAGAAAGATAAGCCATTTCACTGTGATGTATGCAACAAAGATTTCTCAAGGAAAGATAAAATCCAGACACACATGAAGTTGCACACAAAAGAGAATCTCTATACCTGTGAGGTGTGTAACAAGCAGTTTACACTGAAAGATTCTCTTGCAAAACATTTCATAGTTCATTCTAATGAGAAACCATTTAGCTGTGAGATATGTAATAAAGAATTCTCTAGAAAAGATACTCTGAAAAAACATATCATACGGCATTTAAATGAGAAACCTTTTAGTTGTGATGTATGCAGTAAAGACTTTGCAATGAGAGATACTCTAGTAaaacatatgagagtacatacaaaggaaaagccTTACAGATGTGATATATGTAGTAAGGAATTCTCATATAGAGATAGTTTAGTAACACACagaagagtacatacaaaggaaaaaCCTTATAGTTGTGAGATATGTGGCAAGGAATTTTCTAGGAAATATGGTCACTTGACACATATGAGATTGCATACTAAAGTGATGCTTCATTTTTGTAATGTATGTAAAAAGGGTTTCTCAGAAAGAGCTACTCTGGCCAGACATCAGAAAgtgcatacaaaggagaagccatttGTCTGTGAAATTTGTAATAATACATTTACAGAAAAAGGTTCTTTAGTAATGCATATGAGAATACATACCAATGAGAAGCCTTTTAcctgtgaaatttgcaataagaGATTCACAAGGAATGATACACTAGTGGGCCAtgtaagagtacatacaaaggagaaacctTTTAGTTGCAAAGTATGCAATAAAGCCTTCTCTATGAAAAGTCATTTGGTAACACATATGAGAATTCATACAAAAGGGAAACCTTATAAATGTGAAATATGTAACAAAGAATTTTCTGATAAAGGTCATTTAGTGAGACACAGAAggacacacacaaaggaaaagcCCTTCGTTTGTGAAGTATGTGGTAAGAGATTCGCAAGAAAAGATGGTTTAAGTCCACATATGAGATTGCACTTAGAGGATAAACATTAG